In the Wyeomyia smithii strain HCP4-BCI-WySm-NY-G18 chromosome 2, ASM2978416v1, whole genome shotgun sequence genome, one interval contains:
- the LOC129722558 gene encoding peroxisomal leader peptide-processing protease: MKNWFPSHGIIYCRTGSYKNSAIIFPNGLILTSGLTLLQVTNSKDALYKMPDKPLIHARDPEISELDELDFRMIIPNPKNGLTEFKARIAFIVFSKFIEASIRDCSALKFLVDGKYERIGEYIKFFSSFLLLRKFESNISLEQTKQVFLHLMDSTNYSLNIIEEIICVSTPFGNEHFMNTVNLGHVANVFGTENCLALLNVQTAFGCEGGGVYDKQLNLRSVLLGSCFYNENDIASFPLAANITEIFRALFSRSLTIEPARKNIEKYMESVCLIDSMNCWGTGCIFQIKGRNLVITCSHVVKSDNIVCYVKGCEYQLKLLYKNPIYDSAYDIAILELADCSNSQKIKLCHLATYVPKVGQRVYAIGFPLFKIFGLNENFKPSIFCGRVTMYTKGVLITDCPVQAGQSGGPIFDSTGNLIAVMVSNFKSSFDDKIYPHHNMCVPICDINTTLQKYIETNDITTLREIGANQIIIDKWKLRDMKITNKL; encoded by the exons GACGCACTATATAAAATGCCCGACAAACCATTGATTCATGCCAGAGATCCTGAAATAAGCGAATTGGATGAACTAGATTTCAGAATGATTATTCCAAATCCAAAAAACGGTTTAACGGAATTTAAAGCACGAATAGCGTTCAtagtattttcaaaatttattgaaGCAAGTATTAGAGATTGTTCTGCCCTCAAATTCCTAGTTGACGGTAAATACGAACGTATAGGagagtatatcaaatttttttcttcgttccTGCTACTTCGGAAATTTGAGTCCAACATATCACTTGAGCAGACAAAGCAGGTGTTTTTGCATCTCATGGATAGCACAAATTATAGTTTAAATATAATAGAAGAAATAATTTGCGTTTCTACTCCATTCGGAAACGAACACTTTATGAATACTGTCAATCTCGGACATGTAGCCAACGTTTTTGGAACTGAGAACTGTCTAGCACTGTTAAATGTCCAAACGGCTTTTGGTTGTGAAGGAGGAGGGGTTTATGATAAGCAGCT AAACTTGCGAAGCGTTTTATTAGGATCATGTTTTTATAATGAAAACGATATTGCAAGTTTTCCTTTAGCAGCAAACATTACAGAAATTTTTAGAGCCCTTTTCAGTAGAAGTCTAACAATAGAACCTGCaagaaaaaacatagaaaaatacATGGAGTCTGTGTGTTTGATTGATTCAATGAACTGTTGGGGTACCGGATGTATATTTCAGATCAAAGGCCGTAATTTGGTGATTACTTGTTCGCATGTAGTAAAAAGT GATAATATTGTCTGTTACGTTAAAGGATGTGAATATCAGCTAAAGTTACTGTACAAAAACCCGATTTACGATAGCGCATACGATATCGCGATATTAGAACTAGCTGATTGTAGTAattcacaaaaaataaaactctGTCATTTGGCAACGTACGTCCCAAAAGTAGGTCAGAGAGTGTATGCAATTGGATTTCCGCTATTTAAAATCTTTGGTTTAAATGAAAACTTCAAACCAAGTATTTTTTGTGGGCGAGTAACCATGTACACAAAAGGAGTTCTTATCACCGATTGCCCCGTACAAGCTGGTCAAAGCGGTGGACCGATTTTTGATAGTACAGGGAATTTGATAGCCGTCATGGTCTCAAACTTCAAAAGTTCCTTTGATGATAAAATTTATCCGCATCATAATATGTGTGTTCCAATTTGTGATATTAACACAACGCTGCAGAAATACATTGAAACTAATG aTATCACTACTTTGCGAGAGATTGGGGCCAATCAAATCATAATTGATAAATGGAAACTGCGAGACATGAAAATCACGAACAAATTATAA